A window from Embleya scabrispora encodes these proteins:
- a CDS encoding Gfo/Idh/MocA family protein, with the protein MRVGVIGLGDIAEKAYLPVLSTLPDLDLRLHTRTPETLRRIAAAYRVPAEHCHADLDGLLAGGLDAAFVHAATSAHPALVTRLLEAGVPTFVDKPLAYTLADSARLLELSRERGVGLMVGFNRRHVPAYAASRELPRDLIVVRRNRVDTAREVRTVVFDDLIHVVDTLRFLAPGTIEHVDVRARVVDGLAQHFVLHLSGAGFSAIGTLNLRSGSNEEILEVSGRDTMREVYNLADVVDHDRGLPTARRRGDWTPIARQRGIEQLVLAFTEAVRTGVFPDLDDVLRTHEMCELVVTEVEKLTG; encoded by the coding sequence ATGAGGGTCGGCGTCATCGGGTTGGGCGACATCGCGGAAAAGGCATACCTGCCCGTCCTCTCGACGCTGCCGGACCTCGACCTGCGGCTGCACACCCGTACGCCCGAGACGCTGCGCCGGATCGCCGCCGCGTACCGCGTACCCGCCGAGCACTGCCACGCCGACCTCGACGGGCTGCTCGCCGGGGGGCTGGACGCCGCCTTCGTACACGCCGCCACTTCCGCGCACCCGGCGCTGGTGACCCGGTTGCTGGAGGCGGGCGTGCCGACGTTCGTGGACAAGCCGCTGGCGTACACCCTGGCCGACAGCGCGCGCCTGCTGGAGTTGTCCCGCGAGCGCGGCGTCGGCCTGATGGTCGGCTTCAACCGTCGCCACGTGCCGGCCTACGCGGCGAGCCGGGAGCTGCCGCGCGATCTGATCGTGGTGCGGCGCAACCGGGTCGACACCGCGCGCGAGGTGCGCACCGTCGTCTTCGACGACCTGATCCACGTGGTCGACACGCTGCGCTTCCTCGCACCGGGCACGATCGAGCACGTCGACGTGCGGGCACGGGTCGTGGACGGCCTGGCGCAGCACTTCGTCCTGCACCTGTCCGGCGCGGGGTTCAGTGCGATCGGCACGCTCAACCTCCGCAGCGGGTCGAACGAGGAGATCCTGGAGGTCTCCGGCCGGGACACGATGCGCGAGGTGTACAACCTGGCCGACGTGGTCGACCACGACCGAGGCCTGCCGACGGCCCGGCGGCGCGGCGACTGGACGCCGATCGCCCGGCAGCGCGGGATCGAGCAGCTCGTGCTGGCCTTCACAGAGGCGGTGCGCACCGGCGTGTTCCCCGATCTCGACGACGTGCTGCGCACCCACGAGATGTGCGAACTGGTGGTCAC